In one window of Nerophis ophidion isolate RoL-2023_Sa linkage group LG05, RoL_Noph_v1.0, whole genome shotgun sequence DNA:
- the akap12b gene encoding A-kinase anchor protein 12b isoform X2: MLGTITLTVGQPDGVSVAQKEDIPETMETITDEQAPQVNGEKVEKESPKANDITPIEEKAAEEKPNETNEVGFKKMFRFVGFKFTLKKDKSEEKDSVKLLNVRDKVSDEVNGIDEPAKVEAAEADEKEGNIEVPTAEVEVTKDTDNAETPDGPAETAEMTDEAVKEEEAEKEGDDSPAQEATVSPFRKLFSTGLFSNLRKKSSIKKTKEEGDKEVAGEEDAVKSEETTADNKEENGEKEQETNNETPTTPKEENPKDEATSTTEEAKPEPEVTAESPSVCSDETKPEEEKASTEVTSDSELQTSQEKVKPNGSPLKKLFAGAGLKKLSTKKQKSKKDTEAKVTESGDQGTEKLQSSSESTESAAKADSGPSTPEESGEYAIETEAAQAESTKESEGEVASDGEKKKEGIIAWSSFKKLVTPKKHVKRPSESDDEATSDKAAKSATLSSSESAPLADKSVEEEVKEDKLSEEELEMENTEKLVSSTEEPKKKMDTSVSWEALMCMGGPKKRTRKTSDSDDEETKIDEEGAAPASIDEDKEDTTETTVENPENVEGEDEGASSPEPLGSPPERESTWDTLKRMVMPKSKVKVEEKVEQSTEQVQPESDAPNEESSFSLRKLFPGLRKKKVEKQASTECEDDTPAVVPLSEFDTQPEEIQEQPAEEATPVCEVSSKERAPSWIPASVEHADQLSDIIEEAATPKSVDTDIADDDTEDQPTLPSGATGRRLSTAEVAQIPHSETAHDPQGPASENAEEVISGIEAEISEIAPETTVISENVPAEVVSEKTEFEPTIEHADAKTNTLLEPHAHDEAMAICTGLGTKEIAKVVLEKPALPIIECVTVVSDAPGTEISLEEASLKTEEAVVTQDALLNAQVQQVNNTEIEPVESPQCEIPNSQTASESCEPEPLSVGIVTSLVEPQVIETTISTDDALIDTAAPVIEIPVSTQNAEVTELSVETNMETIDMEQQIKSEVVAASEEVCVIKESIVLISLPSANQEETVPLTEDTSKIEAQSMVIAQTVIQDAMDKVAEQPSTPKASTPTPVQAVATMEKEIEIQMETLVNDMPVPITCEKKVRKPIFAATECEAIPIEVAETFDTSMDMKPEVGLKKAEEVSAETVMEEIAEKRQSNDKLNVMKEEEEPEEKERHFPKQVVLHSAQVVEEVSINEEAVEELNTKGPVDAQEDNQREMEETEEAETTTTAKCAEVMAQVIEVIEEAVKEIEPVSTEITPVS, translated from the exons ATGCTGGGGACAATTACTCTAACAG TTGGCCAGCCAGATGGTGTGTCCGTGGCTCAGAAGGAGGACATTCCCGAGACTATGGAGACCATTACAGACGAGCAGGCTCCTCAAGTGAATGGCGAAAAAGTGGAGAAGGAGTCTCCCAAAGCCAATGACATCACTCCCATAGAGGAGAAAGCGGCAGAGGAAAAACCCAATGAGACCAACGAGGTGGGCTTCAAAAAGATGTTCCGCTTCGTGGGGTTCAAGTTCACCCTGAAGAAGGACAAGAGCGAGGAAAAAGACTCTGTGAAGCTGCTGAATGTGAGGGATAAGGTTAGCGATGAGGTCAATGGGATTGATGAACCTGCGAAGGTGGAGGCTGCTGAAGCGGATGAAAAAGAGGGCAACATAGAGGTACCCACCGCTGAGGTTGAAGTCACTAAAGATACCGACAATGCAGAAACACCAGATGGTCCTGCTGAGACTGCAGAAATGACAGATGAAGCAGTCAAAGAGGAAGAAGCTGAGAAAGAAGGTGATGACAGTCCTGCCCAGGAGGCCACCGTGTCCCCTTTCAGGAAGCTTTTCAGCACAGGGCTCTTCTCTAATCTGCGAAAGAAGTCAAGCATTAAAAAGACAAAAGAGGAGGGAGACAAGGAGGTTGCTGGAGAAGAAGATGCTGTTAAAAGTGAGGAAACCACTGCTGACAACAAGGAAGAGAATGGAGAGAAGGAGCaagaaaccaacaatgaaacacCAACAACTCCAAAGGAGGAAAACCCCAAGGACGAGGCCACCTCAACAACTGAAGAAGCGAAACCAGAGCCTGAAGTCACAGCTGAAAGCCCTTCTGTATGTTCTGACGAGACAAAGCCAGAAGAGGAAAAAGCTTCAACAGAGGTAACCTCCGACTCTGAGCTCCAGACTTCACAGGAGAAAGTAAAGCCCAACGGAAGCCCACTGAAAAAGCTTTTTGCTGGTGCAGGCTTGAAAAAACTCTCCACTAAGAAACAAAAGAGCAAGAAAGATACTGAGGCCAAGGTGACTGAGTCTGGAGATCAGGGAACTGAGAAACTTCAGTCCTCATCTGAGTCTACAGAGTCTGCAGCTAAAGCCGACAGTGGGCCATCAACACCAGAGGAATCAGGAGAATATGCTATTGAAACGGAGGCTGCCCAGGCTGAATCCACCAAAGAATCAGAAGGTGAAGTAGCTTCAGATGGAGAGAAGAAAAAGGAGGGCATCATCGCCTGGTCATCCTTCAAAAAACTAGTGACACCCAAGAAGCATGTTAAAAGACCTTCTGAGAGTGATGATGAGGCCACAAGTGACAAAGCAGCCAAATCTGCAACATTGTCTTCTTCTGAAAGTGCTCCACTGGCAGATAAGAGCGTGGAGGAAGAAGTTAAAGAGGATAAACTCTCCGAGGAAGAGTTGGAGATGGAAAACACAGAGAAACTggtcagcagcacagaggagCCCAAAAAGAAAATGGACACCTCTGTTTCCTGGGAAGCACTGATGTGTATGGGTGGACCCAAAAAGAGGACCAGGAAGACATCCGATTCTGATGATGAGGAAACCAAGATTGATGAGGAGGGTGCTGCACCAGCTTCAATAGATGAGGACAAGGAAGACACAACTGAGACAACTGTGGAGAACCCTGAAAATGTTGAAGGTGAAGATGAAGGTGCTTCCTCTCCAGAACCACTTGGCAGCCCCCCTGAGAGAGAATCTACCTGGGACACTTTGAAACGCATGGTTATGCCAAAGAGTAAGGTTAAAGTTGAGGAGAAGGTAGAGCAGAGCACAGAGCAGGTCCAGCCTGAAAGTGATGCACCAAATGAGGAGTCATCCTTTTCTTTGAGGAAGCTTTTCCCTGGTCTCAGGAAGAAGAAGGTAGAAAAACAAGCTTCCACTGAGTGTGAGGATGACACCCCAGCCGTTGTTCCTCTCTCTGAGTTTGATACACAACCAGAAGAGATCCAGGAGCAACCAGCAGAGGAAGCCACACCTGTATGTGAAGTCTCCTCCAAGGAGAGAGCTCCTTCATGGATCCCAGCTTCAGTAGAACATGCTGATCAGCTGAGTGACATCATAGAGGAAGCTGCCACACCCAAGTCGGTTGACACTGATATTGCAGACGACGACACTGAGGACCAACCCACACTGCCCTCAGGAGCCACAGGGCGGCGATTATCCACAGCTGAAGTCGCACAGATTCCTCACTCAGAAACTGCCCATGATCCTCAAGGACCCGCGTCGGAAAATGCAGAGGAAGTCATTTCAGGTATTGAGGCTGAAATCAGTGAAATTGCACCTGAGACAACCGTGATCAGTGAAAATGTACCAGCAGAAGTTGTTTCAGAAAAAACTGAATTTGAACCAACGATTGAGCATGCTGACGCCAAGACCAACACCCTCCTGGAGCCACACGCCCATGACGAGGCTATGGCCATCTGCACTGGCCTGGGAACTAAGGAGATTGCCAAGGTGGTACTGGAGAAACCGGCATTGCCTATCATTGAATGTGTTACTGTGGTCAGTGATGCTCCTGGCACAGAGATCTCACTTGAAGAAGCTTCTCTCAAAACAGAGGAGGCTGTTGTCACACAAGATGCGCTACTGAATGCCCAAGTCCAACAAGTGAACAACACAGAGATTGAGCCTGTTGAGAGTCCTCAATGTGAAATCCCCAACAGTCAAACTGCTAGTGAAAGCTGTGAACCTGAGCCTCTGAGTGTTGGTATCGTCACCTCTCTTGTGGAGCCACAAGTCATCGAGACCACCATCTCTACTGACGACGCTCTTATCGATACCGCTGCACCTGTGATTGAAATTCCTGTCAGCACCCAGAACGCAGAAGTCACTGAGCTGAGTGTGGAAACCAACATGGAGACTATAGACATGGAGCAACAAATTAAAAGTGAAGTCGTAGCCGCAAGTGAGGAAGTGTGTGTCATCAAAGAGTCCATTGTCCTTATCAGCCTGCCAAGTGCCAACCAAGAGGAAACCGTGCCCCTGACAGAGGACACCAGTAAAATTGAGGCCCAAAGTATGGTCATTGCCCAGACCGTCATTCAGGATGCTATGGATAAAGTTGCAGAACAACCAAGCACCCCAAAAGCCTCGACTCCAACTCCAGTCCAAGCAGTCGCCACTATGGAAAAGGAGATTGAAATCCAGATGGAGACCCTCGTCAATGACATGCCGGTCCCGATCACCTGTGAAAAAAAAGTACGGAAGCCAATTTTCGCTGCCACGGAATGTGAAGCAATTCCAATAGAAGTTGCAGAGACCTTTGATACCTCCATGGATATGAAACCAGAGGTCGGTCTGAAGAAAGCCGAAGAAGTAAGTGCAGAAACCGTCATGGAAGAAATCGCAGAGAAACGACAAAGCAATGACAAACTAAACGTGATGAAGGAGGAAGAGGAACCAGAGGAGAAAGAAAGGCACTTCCCCAAGCAGGTGGTCCTGCACTCTGCGCAGGTGGTGGAGGAAGTGTCCATCAATGAGGAGGCGGTAGAGGAATTGAACACCAAAGGCCCAGTGGACGCGCAGGAAGACAACCAAAGGGAGATGGAGGAGACGGAGGAGGCGGAGACTACGACGACGGCAAAGTGCGCAGAGGTGATGGCGCAGGTGATAGAGGTGATTGAGGAGGCTGTAAAGGAGATCGAGCCCGTGTCCACAGAGATCACGCCAGTATCATGA
- the akap12b gene encoding A-kinase anchor protein 12b isoform X1 produces the protein MGAESSAQQDAPSVEEATSASASPTAGELGAEVKVLQEEGGGGGGVLDNTKNGQISSLTSLNGHSEDNTLAEVGQPDGVSVAQKEDIPETMETITDEQAPQVNGEKVEKESPKANDITPIEEKAAEEKPNETNEVGFKKMFRFVGFKFTLKKDKSEEKDSVKLLNVRDKVSDEVNGIDEPAKVEAAEADEKEGNIEVPTAEVEVTKDTDNAETPDGPAETAEMTDEAVKEEEAEKEGDDSPAQEATVSPFRKLFSTGLFSNLRKKSSIKKTKEEGDKEVAGEEDAVKSEETTADNKEENGEKEQETNNETPTTPKEENPKDEATSTTEEAKPEPEVTAESPSVCSDETKPEEEKASTEVTSDSELQTSQEKVKPNGSPLKKLFAGAGLKKLSTKKQKSKKDTEAKVTESGDQGTEKLQSSSESTESAAKADSGPSTPEESGEYAIETEAAQAESTKESEGEVASDGEKKKEGIIAWSSFKKLVTPKKHVKRPSESDDEATSDKAAKSATLSSSESAPLADKSVEEEVKEDKLSEEELEMENTEKLVSSTEEPKKKMDTSVSWEALMCMGGPKKRTRKTSDSDDEETKIDEEGAAPASIDEDKEDTTETTVENPENVEGEDEGASSPEPLGSPPERESTWDTLKRMVMPKSKVKVEEKVEQSTEQVQPESDAPNEESSFSLRKLFPGLRKKKVEKQASTECEDDTPAVVPLSEFDTQPEEIQEQPAEEATPVCEVSSKERAPSWIPASVEHADQLSDIIEEAATPKSVDTDIADDDTEDQPTLPSGATGRRLSTAEVAQIPHSETAHDPQGPASENAEEVISGIEAEISEIAPETTVISENVPAEVVSEKTEFEPTIEHADAKTNTLLEPHAHDEAMAICTGLGTKEIAKVVLEKPALPIIECVTVVSDAPGTEISLEEASLKTEEAVVTQDALLNAQVQQVNNTEIEPVESPQCEIPNSQTASESCEPEPLSVGIVTSLVEPQVIETTISTDDALIDTAAPVIEIPVSTQNAEVTELSVETNMETIDMEQQIKSEVVAASEEVCVIKESIVLISLPSANQEETVPLTEDTSKIEAQSMVIAQTVIQDAMDKVAEQPSTPKASTPTPVQAVATMEKEIEIQMETLVNDMPVPITCEKKVRKPIFAATECEAIPIEVAETFDTSMDMKPEVGLKKAEEVSAETVMEEIAEKRQSNDKLNVMKEEEEPEEKERHFPKQVVLHSAQVVEEVSINEEAVEELNTKGPVDAQEDNQREMEETEEAETTTTAKCAEVMAQVIEVIEEAVKEIEPVSTEITPVS, from the coding sequence TTGGCCAGCCAGATGGTGTGTCCGTGGCTCAGAAGGAGGACATTCCCGAGACTATGGAGACCATTACAGACGAGCAGGCTCCTCAAGTGAATGGCGAAAAAGTGGAGAAGGAGTCTCCCAAAGCCAATGACATCACTCCCATAGAGGAGAAAGCGGCAGAGGAAAAACCCAATGAGACCAACGAGGTGGGCTTCAAAAAGATGTTCCGCTTCGTGGGGTTCAAGTTCACCCTGAAGAAGGACAAGAGCGAGGAAAAAGACTCTGTGAAGCTGCTGAATGTGAGGGATAAGGTTAGCGATGAGGTCAATGGGATTGATGAACCTGCGAAGGTGGAGGCTGCTGAAGCGGATGAAAAAGAGGGCAACATAGAGGTACCCACCGCTGAGGTTGAAGTCACTAAAGATACCGACAATGCAGAAACACCAGATGGTCCTGCTGAGACTGCAGAAATGACAGATGAAGCAGTCAAAGAGGAAGAAGCTGAGAAAGAAGGTGATGACAGTCCTGCCCAGGAGGCCACCGTGTCCCCTTTCAGGAAGCTTTTCAGCACAGGGCTCTTCTCTAATCTGCGAAAGAAGTCAAGCATTAAAAAGACAAAAGAGGAGGGAGACAAGGAGGTTGCTGGAGAAGAAGATGCTGTTAAAAGTGAGGAAACCACTGCTGACAACAAGGAAGAGAATGGAGAGAAGGAGCaagaaaccaacaatgaaacacCAACAACTCCAAAGGAGGAAAACCCCAAGGACGAGGCCACCTCAACAACTGAAGAAGCGAAACCAGAGCCTGAAGTCACAGCTGAAAGCCCTTCTGTATGTTCTGACGAGACAAAGCCAGAAGAGGAAAAAGCTTCAACAGAGGTAACCTCCGACTCTGAGCTCCAGACTTCACAGGAGAAAGTAAAGCCCAACGGAAGCCCACTGAAAAAGCTTTTTGCTGGTGCAGGCTTGAAAAAACTCTCCACTAAGAAACAAAAGAGCAAGAAAGATACTGAGGCCAAGGTGACTGAGTCTGGAGATCAGGGAACTGAGAAACTTCAGTCCTCATCTGAGTCTACAGAGTCTGCAGCTAAAGCCGACAGTGGGCCATCAACACCAGAGGAATCAGGAGAATATGCTATTGAAACGGAGGCTGCCCAGGCTGAATCCACCAAAGAATCAGAAGGTGAAGTAGCTTCAGATGGAGAGAAGAAAAAGGAGGGCATCATCGCCTGGTCATCCTTCAAAAAACTAGTGACACCCAAGAAGCATGTTAAAAGACCTTCTGAGAGTGATGATGAGGCCACAAGTGACAAAGCAGCCAAATCTGCAACATTGTCTTCTTCTGAAAGTGCTCCACTGGCAGATAAGAGCGTGGAGGAAGAAGTTAAAGAGGATAAACTCTCCGAGGAAGAGTTGGAGATGGAAAACACAGAGAAACTggtcagcagcacagaggagCCCAAAAAGAAAATGGACACCTCTGTTTCCTGGGAAGCACTGATGTGTATGGGTGGACCCAAAAAGAGGACCAGGAAGACATCCGATTCTGATGATGAGGAAACCAAGATTGATGAGGAGGGTGCTGCACCAGCTTCAATAGATGAGGACAAGGAAGACACAACTGAGACAACTGTGGAGAACCCTGAAAATGTTGAAGGTGAAGATGAAGGTGCTTCCTCTCCAGAACCACTTGGCAGCCCCCCTGAGAGAGAATCTACCTGGGACACTTTGAAACGCATGGTTATGCCAAAGAGTAAGGTTAAAGTTGAGGAGAAGGTAGAGCAGAGCACAGAGCAGGTCCAGCCTGAAAGTGATGCACCAAATGAGGAGTCATCCTTTTCTTTGAGGAAGCTTTTCCCTGGTCTCAGGAAGAAGAAGGTAGAAAAACAAGCTTCCACTGAGTGTGAGGATGACACCCCAGCCGTTGTTCCTCTCTCTGAGTTTGATACACAACCAGAAGAGATCCAGGAGCAACCAGCAGAGGAAGCCACACCTGTATGTGAAGTCTCCTCCAAGGAGAGAGCTCCTTCATGGATCCCAGCTTCAGTAGAACATGCTGATCAGCTGAGTGACATCATAGAGGAAGCTGCCACACCCAAGTCGGTTGACACTGATATTGCAGACGACGACACTGAGGACCAACCCACACTGCCCTCAGGAGCCACAGGGCGGCGATTATCCACAGCTGAAGTCGCACAGATTCCTCACTCAGAAACTGCCCATGATCCTCAAGGACCCGCGTCGGAAAATGCAGAGGAAGTCATTTCAGGTATTGAGGCTGAAATCAGTGAAATTGCACCTGAGACAACCGTGATCAGTGAAAATGTACCAGCAGAAGTTGTTTCAGAAAAAACTGAATTTGAACCAACGATTGAGCATGCTGACGCCAAGACCAACACCCTCCTGGAGCCACACGCCCATGACGAGGCTATGGCCATCTGCACTGGCCTGGGAACTAAGGAGATTGCCAAGGTGGTACTGGAGAAACCGGCATTGCCTATCATTGAATGTGTTACTGTGGTCAGTGATGCTCCTGGCACAGAGATCTCACTTGAAGAAGCTTCTCTCAAAACAGAGGAGGCTGTTGTCACACAAGATGCGCTACTGAATGCCCAAGTCCAACAAGTGAACAACACAGAGATTGAGCCTGTTGAGAGTCCTCAATGTGAAATCCCCAACAGTCAAACTGCTAGTGAAAGCTGTGAACCTGAGCCTCTGAGTGTTGGTATCGTCACCTCTCTTGTGGAGCCACAAGTCATCGAGACCACCATCTCTACTGACGACGCTCTTATCGATACCGCTGCACCTGTGATTGAAATTCCTGTCAGCACCCAGAACGCAGAAGTCACTGAGCTGAGTGTGGAAACCAACATGGAGACTATAGACATGGAGCAACAAATTAAAAGTGAAGTCGTAGCCGCAAGTGAGGAAGTGTGTGTCATCAAAGAGTCCATTGTCCTTATCAGCCTGCCAAGTGCCAACCAAGAGGAAACCGTGCCCCTGACAGAGGACACCAGTAAAATTGAGGCCCAAAGTATGGTCATTGCCCAGACCGTCATTCAGGATGCTATGGATAAAGTTGCAGAACAACCAAGCACCCCAAAAGCCTCGACTCCAACTCCAGTCCAAGCAGTCGCCACTATGGAAAAGGAGATTGAAATCCAGATGGAGACCCTCGTCAATGACATGCCGGTCCCGATCACCTGTGAAAAAAAAGTACGGAAGCCAATTTTCGCTGCCACGGAATGTGAAGCAATTCCAATAGAAGTTGCAGAGACCTTTGATACCTCCATGGATATGAAACCAGAGGTCGGTCTGAAGAAAGCCGAAGAAGTAAGTGCAGAAACCGTCATGGAAGAAATCGCAGAGAAACGACAAAGCAATGACAAACTAAACGTGATGAAGGAGGAAGAGGAACCAGAGGAGAAAGAAAGGCACTTCCCCAAGCAGGTGGTCCTGCACTCTGCGCAGGTGGTGGAGGAAGTGTCCATCAATGAGGAGGCGGTAGAGGAATTGAACACCAAAGGCCCAGTGGACGCGCAGGAAGACAACCAAAGGGAGATGGAGGAGACGGAGGAGGCGGAGACTACGACGACGGCAAAGTGCGCAGAGGTGATGGCGCAGGTGATAGAGGTGATTGAGGAGGCTGTAAAGGAGATCGAGCCCGTGTCCACAGAGATCACGCCAGTATCATGA
- the LOC133552932 gene encoding uncharacterized protein LOC133552932 produces MNLMEKYPQGCPRGGEDEHPGRTDTTATDPSNGQTTMSMQCTCGKVCKNIHGLKIHRARMKCLLGEEATHRTGVQPGETQEEPGPESPHSARNLQVLETNPLGIKSDRRRIKWPAASMTSLWKQFDDDVDQILEATVKGEADGKLQAMTTIIVSIAAERFGEEEKKSSGTTYSKNQRAVRIHNIRQEMKALKSQYKKAGDKERIGLAQLMCILRNKIRVLRRAEWHRRRRRERARKRAAFISNPFKFTKDLLGQKRSGKLASSQEDIDQHLKQTYSDPAREQELGECNILIDPPEPEVQFDMSELQLKEVREVVRRARARSASGPSGTSYKVYKNCPKILLRLWKILRIFWRRGRIPEQWRVAEGVWIPKEENSTQLDQFRIISLLCVEAKIFFSTVSKRLCTYLGQNTYIDTSVQKGGISRMPGCLEHTGVVTQLIREARENKGDLSVLWLDLANAFGSIPHKLVQLTLTKHHVPSRCRDLIADYYTNFRMRVSSGAITSRWHKVEIVKSLGKVFDSSLRDTTSIQSTCTELDGWLKSVDKSGLPGKFKAWVYQHGILPRILWPLLVYAVPISTVETLERRVSSHLRRWLGLPKSLSSLALYGNTNKLQLPFKSLEEEFKVARAREVVQLRDSRDPKVAKAGIQVRTGRKWRAEDAVQEAEARLRQRSLVGVVTRGRAGLGSFPIPQLKTSGKEGRCLVQEEVRAAVEEIRTCKAVGLKQQGAWTRWENAVERKVTWAELWKAEPHRIKFLIQAVYDVLPSPSNLHTWGIAETPACPLCSKRGTLEHILSCCTRALGDGRYRWRHDQVLKAIAETISAGLVWAKQFRPSKKIIAFVRAGEQPTPARKTSAGILTSARDWQLLVDLEHQLKFPSHIAVTTLRPDIVLVSESTKQVVLLELTVPWEDRLEEAFERKLSKYAGLVSDCQQAGWRVRCLPVEVGCMGFAARSLYRAFSTLGIEGERRRRAIRSTTDAAERASRWLWLKRGEPWSHGS; encoded by the exons ATGAACTTAATGgaaaaatacccccaggggtgccCGAGAGGGGGGGAGGATGAGCACCCCGGTCGGACGGACACAACGGCAACAGACCCAAGCAATGGACAAACGACTATGAGCATGCAGTGTACATGCGGTAAAGTCTGCAAGAACATCCACGGCCTAAAGATCCACCGAGCGAGGATGAAGTGCCTGTTGGGAGAAGAAGCAAcacatcgcacaggtgtgcaacctggtgagacgcaggaggagccaggcccggagtcaccCCATAGTGCCCGGAACCTCCAAGTGTTGGAAACTAATCCCTTGGGCATCAAATCTGACAGGAGGCGGATCAAATGGCCAGCAGCTAGCATGACGTCATTGTGGAAGCAGTTCGATGACGATGTCGACCAAATTCTGGAGGCAACGGTAAAGGGAGAGGCTGACGGGAAGCTCCAAGCTATGACAACAATCATTGTCAGTATCGCTGCTGAACGATTCGGCGAGGAGGAGAAGAAAAGCTCCGGAACAACGTACTCAAAGAATCAAAGAGCTGTGAGGATCCACAACATCAGGCAGGAGATGAAAGCACTGAAGTCCCAATACAAGAAGGCCGGAGATAAGGAACGTATTGGCCTGGCCCAGCTAATGTGCATCCTGCGGAATAAGATCAGGGTTCTTCGCCGGGCTGAGTGGCATCGGAGGCGACGCCGTGAGAGGGCACGCAAGCGTGCTGCCTTTATCTCCAACCCCTTCAAGTTCACTAAGGATTTGTTGGGGCAGAAGCGCAGTGGTAAACTTGCCTCCTCGCAGGAAGACATAGACCAACATCTGAAGCAGACGTACAGCGACCCCGCAAGAGAGCAGGAGTTGGGAGAGTGTAACATCCTCATAGACCCCCCTGAACCGGAGGTGCAGTTTGACATGTCAGAACTGCAGCTAAAGGAAGTCAGGGAGGTTGTCCGCAGAGCAAGGGCACGCTCTGCTTCAGGACCAAGTGGCACTTCATACAAAGTGTATAAGAACTGTCCCAAAATCCTGCTGCGTCTGTGGAAAATCCTGCGAATCTTCTGGAGAAGAGGGAGGATCCCAGAACAATGGAGAGTAGCTGAAGGGGTGTGGATCCCGAAGGAGGAAAACTCCACCCAGCTAGACCAGTTCCGCATCATCTCCCTGCTGTGCGTCGAGGCAAAGATATTCTTCAGCACTGTTTCCAAACGGCTGTGTACCTACCTGGGTCAGAACACCTACATCGACACATCTGTCCAGAAGGGAGGCATTTCAAGAATGCCAGGCTGTCTGgagcataccggtgtagtgacacAGCTCATTCGAGAGGCAAGAGAGAACAAGGGCGACCTGTCAGTGCTTTGGCTTGACCTGGCAAATGCATTCGGCTCCATTCCACACAAGCTGGTTCAGCTCACATTAACAAAACATCATGTCCCCAGCAGATGTAGAGACCTCATTGCTGATTACTACACCAATTTCAGGATGAGGGTCTCCTCGGGAGCAATAACATCTCGTTGGCACAAGGTGGAGATCG TCAAGAGCTTGGGCAAGGTTTTTGACAGCTCTCTGAGAGATACCACATCTATCCAGTCGACCTGCACTGAGTTGGATGGCTGGCTGAAATCCGTGGACAAGTCAGGCCTACCTGGAAAGTTCAAAGCCTGGGTCTACCAACATGGCATTCTTCCCAGGATCCTGTGGCCCCTCCTTGTCTATGCAGTCCCCATCTCAACAGTGGAGACCTTAGAGAGGAGGGTCAGTAGCCACCTCCGGAGATGGCTGGGATTACCAAAGAGCCTGAGCAGCCTCGCACTCTACGGGAACACCAACAAACTGCAACTGCCCTTCAAATCCTTGGAGGAAGAGTTCAAGGTAGCAAGAGCCAGAGAAGTGGTTCAGCTCAGGGACTCACGAGATCCGAAGGTGGCTAAAGCAGGGATCCAAGTGAGGACTGGTAGGAAGTGGAGGGCTGAGGATGCAGTTCAAGAGGCAGAGGCAAGGCTGCGTCAAAGAAGCCTGGTGGGAGTGGTCACTCGAGGCAGAGCTGGGCTAGGCTCCTTTCCAATTCCCCAATTGAAAACCAGCGGGAAGGAAGGGCGCTGCCTTGTTCAGGAGGAGGTGAGAGCTGCAGTGGAGGAAATTAGAACTTGCAAGGCAGTGGGATTGAAGCAACAGGGTGCTTGGACAAGATGGGAGAATGCGGTTGAGAGGAAAGTGACCTGGGCCGAGCTGTGGAAAGCCGAGCCCCACCGCATTAAATTCCTCATCCAGGCAGTGTACGATGTGCTTCCAAGCCCATCTAACCTGCACACATGGGGCATAGCAGAGACACCAGCATGCCCATTGTGTTCCAAGCGAGGAACCCTGGAACACATCCTCAGCTGCTGCACCAGGGCACTTGGAGATGGTCGGTACCGCTGGAGGCATGACCAAGTCCTTAAGGCCATTGCTGAAACCATCAGCGCAGGACTTGTGTGGGCGAAGCAGTTCCGACCCTCCAAGAAAATCATCGCCTTTGTCAGAGCTGGGGAGCAGCCAACCCCTGCCAGAAAAACTTCTGCGGGCATTCTAACCTCTGCAAGAGACTGGCAGCTGTTGGTGGACCTTGAACATCAGCTGAAGTTCCCCAGCCACATTGCAGTCACCACCCTGCGaccagacattgtcctcgtgtctgagtccaccaagcaggtagtgctgctggagctgaccgtcccatgggaagaccgcctggaagaagcctttgagaggaagctctccaagtacgcgggactggtcagtGACTGTCAGCAGGCTGGCTGGAGAGTGAGGTGCCTCCCAGTTGAGGTTGGATGCATGGGTTTTGCAGCCCGCTCCTTGTACAGAGCCTTCAGCACTTTGGGCATCGAGggagagagaaggaggagagccatccgcagtaccaccgatgcggcagagagggcctcaagatggctgtggctcaaaaggggagagccatggagtcatggtagctag